A region from the Eleginops maclovinus isolate JMC-PN-2008 ecotype Puerto Natales chromosome 17, JC_Emac_rtc_rv5, whole genome shotgun sequence genome encodes:
- the tnpo3 gene encoding transportin-3, which yields MEGKPNLTLVFQAVQALYHDPDPAGKERASVWLGELQRSMYAWEISDQLLQLKQDVESCYFAAQTMKMKIQTSFYELPPETHNALRDSLLTHIQNLKDLSPIIVTQLALAIADLALQMASWKGCVHTLIEKYNNDISSMPFLIEILTVLPEEVHSRSLRIGANRRTEIIEDLAYYSSTVVTLLTSCVEKAGTEEKMLIKVFRCLGSWFNLGVLDSNFMAGNQLLMVLFQVLQRDETSTNLHEAASDCVCSALYAIENVDTNMGLALQLFQGVLTLETAYHMAVAREDLDKVLNYCRIFTELCETFLETTVRSPGQGMGDLRTLELLLICAGHPQYEVVEISFNFWYRLGEHLYKINDAALHTIFRPYIQRLLHCLARHCQLDPDHEGIPEDTDDFGEFRMRVSDLVKDVIFLVGSMECFSQLYSTLKEGNPSWEVTEAVLFIMAAIAKSVDPENNPTLSEVLQQVVLLPETVHIAVRFTSIELVGEMSEVVDRNPRFLDPVLNYLMKGLREQPLASAAAKSIHNICSVCRDHMAQHFQGLLDIARALDTFALSTEAAVGLLKGTALVLARLPLEKIAECLSDLCAVQVLALKKLLSEESTNGKSADPTVWLDRLAVIFRHTNPIVENGQTHPCQKVIQEIWPVLSETLNTHQADNRIVERCCRCLRFAVRCVGKGSANLLQPLVTQMVSVYQVYPHSCFLYLGSILVDEYGMEEGCRQGLLDMLQALCMPTFQLLEMQNGLRNHPDTVDDLFRLATRFVQRSPVTLLSSSIIVHIIQCAVAAASLDHRDANCSVMKFMRDLIHTGVSNDHEEDFELRKQLIGQAMEQHGQQLISQLMTSCCFCLPPYTLPDVAEVLWEVMLFDRPTFCRWLENALKALPKETSGGAVTVTHKQLTDFHKQVTSAEECKQVCWAIREFTRLFR from the exons ATGGAGGGTAAGCCCAACCTGACCCTTGTGTTCCAGGCGGTCCAGGCCCTGTACCACGACCCGGACCCGGCGGGGAAAGAGAGGGCCTCCGTGTGGCTGGGGGAGCTGCAGAGATCG ATGTATGCCTGGGAGATCTCagaccagctgctgcagctgaagcAGGATGTGGAGTCGTGTTACTTCGCTGCTCAGACCATGAAGATGAAGATCCAGACGTCCTTCTACGAGCTTCCCCCTGagacccacaatgcactgcgaGACTCTCTGCTGACCCACATCCAGAACCTCAAAGACCTGTCGCCCATCATTGTCACACAG CTGGCTCTAGCCATCGCAGATCTGGCTCTTCAGATGGCCTCCTGGAAGGGATGTGTTCACACGCTCATAGAAAA GTACAACAATGACATCAGCTCGATGCCCTTCCTCATAGAGATCCTCACTGTTCTGCCGGAGGAGGTTCACAGCCGCTCCCTGAGGATCGGAGCCAATCGGAGGACGGAAATCATCGAAGACCTGGCATACTACTCCAGCACCGTGGTCACGCTGTTG ACTTCCTGTGTGGAGAAGGCGGGCACGGAGGAGAAGATGCTGATCAAGGTGTTTCGCTGTCTGGGAAGCTGGTTCAACCTGGGAGTCCTGGACAGCAACTTCATGGCTGGGAACCAGCTGCTCATGGTCCTCTTCCAAGTCCTG CAGAGGGATGAAACTTCCACAAACCTCCACGAGGCGGCGTCCGACTGCGTCTGCTCGGCGCTGTACGCCATCGAGAACGTGGACACCAACATGGGTCTGGCCCTGCAGCTCTTCCAGGGCGTCCTTACGCTGGAGACGGCGTACCACATGGCGGTGGCTCGGGAAGACTTGGACAA AGTCCTAAACTACTGCCGGATCTTCACCGAGCTCTGCGAGACCTTCCTGGAGACCACTGTAAGGAGTCCTGGTCAAGGGATGGGAGACCTTCGGactctggagctgctgctgatctGTGCAGGACACCCTCAGTACGAg GTGGTGGAGATCTCCTTTAACTTCTGGTACCGACTCGGAGAACatctgtataaaataaatgacgCCGCTCTTCACACCATCTTCAGACCGTACATCCAGAGACTTCTGCACTGTTTGGCCCGACACTGTCAACTGGACCCAGACCAC GAGGGGATCCCGGAGGATACGGACGATTTTGGAGAGTTCAGGATGAGAGTCTCTGACCTTGTCAAAGACGTAATTTTTCTGGTTGGGTCCATGGAGTGTTTCTCTCAG TTGTATTCAACGTTGAAAGAGGGCAACCCGTCCTGGGAGGTGACTGAGGCCGTTCTGTTCATCATGGCTGCGATTGCTAAGAGCGTGGATCC AGAAAACAACCCCACACTGTCCGAGGTTCTGCAGCAGGTGGTCTTACTTCCTGAGACAGTGCACATAGCGGTCCGGTTCACGAGCATCGAGCTGGTTGGAGAGATGAGCGAAGTGGTGGACAGAAACCCCAGGTTCCTCG ACCCCGTCCTAAACTACCTGATGAAAGGACTCAGGGAACAGCCTCTGGCGTCTGCGGCGGCGAAGTCGATCCACAACATCTGCTCGGTGTGCAGAGACCACATGGCCCAACACTTCCAGGGACTGCTGGACATTGCTCGCGCCCTTGACACCTTCGCCCTCTCTACCGAAGCTGCCGTAGGACTGCTCAAAG GTACGGCTCTGGTCTTGGCTCGTCTTCCCTTGGAGAAGATCGCAGAGTGTctctctgacctctgtgctgttcAGGTGCTGGCTCTTAAGAAG CTTTTGTCTGAAGAATCTACAAACGGTAAATCAGCTGACCCCACCGTGTGGCTCGACAGACTGGCTGTTATCTTCAG ACACACAAACCCCATCGTAGAGAACGGACAGACTCATCCCTGTCAGAAAGTCATTCAGGAG ATCTGGCCCGTGTTGTCAGAGACTCTGAACACTCATCAGGCTGATAATAGGATCGTGGAGCGCTGCTGCCGCTGTCTCAGGTTCGCTGTGAGGTGTGTCGGCAAGGGATCCGCTAACCTGCTGCAGCCGCTCGTCACGCAG ATGGTGAGTGTGTACCAGGTGTATCCACACTCCTGCTTCCTGTACCTGGGAAGCATTCTGGTGGACGAGTACGGCATGGAGGAGGGCTGCAGGCAGGGCCTGCTCGACatgctacag gctcTGTGCATGCCGACCTTCCAGCTGCTGGAGATGCAGAATGGTCTGAGAAACCATCCGGACACAGTGGACGACCTGTTCAGACTGGCCACCAG gtttgTGCAGAGGAGTCCGGTCACGCTGCTAAGCAGCAGCATCATCGTTCACATCATCCAGTGTGCAGTGGCGGCGGCGTCTCTGGATCACCGCGACGCAAACTGCAGCGTTATGAAGTTCATGAGAGACCTGATCCACACGGGGGTGTCGAACGAC cacGAGGAGGACTTTGAGCTGAGGAAGCAGCTGATTGGTCAGGCCATGGAGCAGCACGGCCAGCAACTGATCTCCCAGTTGATGACTTCCtgctgtttctgcctccccccCTACACCCTGCCCGACGTCGCCGAGGTGCTGTGGGAGGTCATGCTGTTCGACCGGCCG ACGTTCTGCCGCTGGTTAGAAAACGCTCTGAAGGCGTTACCTAAGGAGACGTCGGGGGGGGCAGTAACTGTCACTCACAAACAGCTGACTGACTTCCACAAACAGGTCACCAG TGCGGAGGAGTGTAAACAGGTGTGCTGGGCCATCAGAGAGTTCACTAGACTGTTCCGATAG
- the irf5 gene encoding interferon regulatory factor 5 produces MSAPPRRVRLRPWLVAQVSSGRFPGLQWLDPELRLFRVPWKHATRHSPPEQEDTIFKAWALETGKYQEGLDEPDPAKWKANLRCALNKSREFQLKYDGTKETPVQPYKIYEVCEQSAGADFVDEDEEEMPNMMELSLNPRISNTPSFGLVVPMSSDLQDRGRLCNGLQDLTSPPLEASSMGGVQNHQTCKYDLLSSVPLTDLDLKVQYRGRTAASLLVSNPQGCRLYSGHLEPSPDQVELFGPITLQQVQFPGTSDIQNQKQKFYTDALLDVMDRGLILELWEQDIYAVRLCQCKVFWSGPSSSEPGPPNPLEREKKVRVFSLNDFLQGLILFQKGETPTPPPFEIYFCFGEDWPDKKPKEKKLIIVQVVPVVARILTEMFSGELSWSTDSIRLQISNPDVKDRTVEQFKELQRLLQSQHIQGPWNPTVP; encoded by the exons ATGAGCGCCCCCCCCCGCCGGGTCCGGCTGCGGCCCTGGCTCGTGGCCCAGGTTAGCAGCGGCCGGTTCCCCGGACTGCAGTGGCTGGACCCTGAACTGCGGCTATTCAGGGTCCCCTGGAAACATGCAACACGACACAGCCCCCCCGAGCAGGAGGACACCATTTTCAAG GCGTGGGCTCTGGAGACCGGGAAGTACCAGGAGGGTCTGGATGAACCGGACCCGGCGAAGTGGAAGGCGAACCTGCGCTGCGCTCTGAACAAGAGCCGCGAGTTCCAGCTGAAATACGACGGGACCAAAGAGACGCCGGTCCAACCGTACAAAATCTACGAGGTGTGTGAGCAGAGTGCCGgagcag ATTTTGTTgatgaggacgaggaggag aTGCCCAACATGATGGAGCTCAGCCTCA ACCCCCGGATCAGCAACACCCCCTCGTTTGGACTGGTGGTCCCCATGAGTTCGGACCTCCAGGATCGGGGAAGGCTCTGTAACGGCCTGCAGGATCTGACCTCCCCCCCGCTAGAAGCCAGCAGCATGGGGGGGGTCCAGAACCACCAAACCTGCAAGTACGACCTGCTGAGCAGCGTCCCAC TGACAGACCTTGATCTGAAGGTACAGTACCGAGGCCGGACTGCGGCGTCCCTGCTGGTTAGTAACCCTCAGGGCTGCCGGCTGTACTCGGGTCACCTTGAGCCAAGTCCTGATCAGGTAGAGCTGTTTGGGCCCATCACCCTTCAGCAGGTCCAGTTCCCCGGGACCTCTGATATCCAGAACCAGAAGCAAAAGTTTTACACCGATGCCCTGCTGGACGTCATGGACCGAGGTCTGATCCTGGAGCTCTGGGAGCAGGACATCTACGCAGTCCGGCTCTGCCAGTGCAAGGTGTTCTGGTCCGGACCCAGCAGCTCCGAACCAGGACCCCCCAACCCCCTGGAGCGCGAGAAGAAGGTCCGGGTCTTCAGCCTCAACGACTTCTTGCAAG GTCTGATCCTGTTCCAGAAAGGAGAGACCCCAACCCCACCCCCCTTTGAGATATACTTCTGCTTTGGGGAGGACTGGCCTGACAAGAAACCCAAAGAGAAGAAACTGATCATTGTCCAG GTGGTCCCAGTAGTGGCCCGGATCCTCACTGAGATGTTCTCTGGAGAACTCAGCTGGTCCACCGACAGCATCCGGCTTCAGATCTCAAACCCGGACGTGAAGGACCGGACTGTGGAGCAGTTCAAGGAGCTACAGAGGCTCCTGCAGAGCCAACACATCCAGGGGCCCTGGAACCCCACCGTGCCCTAA